The Saccopteryx leptura isolate mSacLep1 chromosome 2, mSacLep1_pri_phased_curated, whole genome shotgun sequence genome has a window encoding:
- the KIF12 gene encoding kinesin-like protein KIF12 isoform X4 → MSAVELRRGELSALHCSGTRTLQVSPPGGGPDVAFRFGVVLDGARSQEDVFRTCGVRRLGELALRGFSCTVFTFGQTGSGKTYTLTGPPPQGEGVPVPPSLAGIMQRTFAWLLDRVQHLGAPVTLQASYLEIYNEQVRDLLSLGSPRPLPVRWNKTQGFYVEQLRVVEIGSLGALLELLQMGLSRRRSSAHTLNQASSRSHALFTLYISHQTQKPPVDPGEHPVGGKLCFVDLAGSEKVAATGSRGELMLEANSINRSLLALSHCISLLLDPRRKQSHIPFRDSKLTKLLADSLGGRGVTLMVACVSPSAQCLPETLSTLRYASRAQRITTQPQAPKSPVAKQAARLETEIRQLREENHLLRSQLGQTDRKVSGFSGNRMAWAQQNLYGMIQEFMLENERLRKEKSQLQSSRDLARDEQRVLAQQVHELERRLFSACYLHQPNLGPVPPCACVMLTTPSCHTLPPLCSCPCCHRCPLCQAPRAHWACPRRELHLPQVFGPKAPEGVPLSARPPPWAPPRSPGSAKCPRERGHSDWTQTRVLAEIFTEDKVVPSAPPLPVGPPDASPVLRGAATVPNLARRLEALRDQIGSSLRRGRSQPPPSESSRSPGRVLPPC, encoded by the exons ATGAGCGCTGTTGAGCTGCGTCGAGGGGAACTGAGCGCACTGCACTGCTCAGGGACCAGGACTCTGCAG GTGAGTCCCCCGGGAGGGGGCCCCGACGTGGCCTTCCGCTTCGGCGTCGTGCTGGACGGGGCGCGCTCGCAGGAGGACGTGTTCCGGACGTGCGGCGTGCGGCGACTCGGGGAGCTGGCGCTGCGAGG CTTCTCGTGCACCGTGTTCACCTTCGGCCAGACCGGCTCCGGGAAGACCTACACGTTGACCGGGCCTCCTCCCCAG GGAGAGGGGGTGCCCGTACCCCCCAGCCTGGCCGGCATCATGCAGAGGACCTTCGCCTGGCTGTTGGACCGTGTGCAGCACCTGGGAGCCCCTGTCACTCTCCAGGCCTCCTATCTGGAAATCTACAATGAGCAG gttcgagacttgcTGAGCCTAGGTTCTCCGCGGCCCCTCCCTGTTCGCTGGAACAAGACCCAGGGCTTCTATGTGGAGCAGCTGCGGGTGGTGGAAATTGGGAGTCTGGGGGCCCTGTTGGAACTTCTGCAAATGG GTCTTAGCCGTCGaagaagctcagctcacacccTGAACCAAGCCTCCAGCCGAAGCCATGCTCTGTTCACACTCTATATCAGCCACCAAACT CAGAAGCCTCCTGTGGATCCCGGAGAACACCCTGTTGGTGGGAAGCTGTGCTTTGTCGACCTGGCAGGCAGTGAAAAGGTGGCAGCCACGGGATCCCGCGGGGAGCTGATGCTTGAAGCCAACAGCATCAACCGCAGCCTGCTGGCCCTGA gtcactGCATCTCCCTGCTGCTGGACCCACGGCGGAAGCAAAGCCACATCCCCTTTCGAGACAGCAAGCTCACCAAGCTGCTGGCGGACTCACTGGGGGGCCGCGGGGTCACCCTCATG GTGGCCTGCGTGTCCCCCTCCGCTCAGTGCCTCCCTGAGACTCTCAGCACCCTGCGATACGCCAGCCGAGCTCAGCGGATCACCACTCAGCCACAGGCCCCCAAG TCCCCTGTGGCAAAGCAGGCCGCGCGCTTGGAGACGGAGATACGGCAGCTCCGGGAGGAGAACCATCTCCTACGGTCCCAGCTGGGCCAGACAGACCGCAAGG TCTCTGGATTCAGTGGGAACCGAATGGCCTGGGCCCAGCAGAACCTCTACGGGATGATCCAGGAGTTCATGCTGGAGAATGAGCGGCTCAG GAAGGAAAAGAGCCAGCTGCAGAGCAGCCGGGACCTGGCCCGGGATGAGCAGCGTGTCCTGGCCCAGCAGGTCCATGAGCTGGAGCG GCGCCTCTTCTCTGCCTGCTACCTTCACCAGCCTAACCTTGGCCCAGTCCCACCATGTGCCTGTGTGATGCTGACGACTCCCtcctgccat ACCCTGCCACccctctgctcctgcccctgctgcCACCGCTGCCCCTTGTGCCAAGCACCGCGAGCCCACTGGGCCTGCCCACGGAGGGAGCTCCACCTGCCCCAG GTGTTTGGCCCTAAGGCCCCAGAGGGTGTGCCCCTGTCTGCTCGGCCCCCACCCTGGGCACCCCCACGCAGCCCTGGCTCGGCCAAGTGCCCAAGAGAGAG GGGTCACAGCGACTGGACTCAGACCCGAGTGCTGGCAGAGATATTTACTGAGGACAAGGTGGTACCTTCTGCACCTCCCCTGCCCGTGGGGCCTCCAGACGCATCGCCAGTGCTgagag GTGCGGCCACGGTTCCAAACCTGGCCCGGAGACTAGAGGCCCTCCGAGACCAGATCGGCAGCTCCCTGCGACGAGGCCGCAGCCAGCCACCCCCCAGTGAAAGCTCTCGGAGCCCTGGCCGGGTCCTCCCTCCCTGCTGA
- the KIF12 gene encoding kinesin-like protein KIF12 isoform X2 — protein sequence MEERGSPDGDPARSLEQGPEGPETPIQVVIRVRPMSAVELRRGELSALHCSGTRTLQVSPPGGGPDVAFRFGVVLDGARSQEDVFRTCGVRRLGELALRGFSCTVFTFGQTGSGKTYTLTGPPPQGEGVPVPPSLAGIMQRTFAWLLDRVQHLGAPVTLQASYLEIYNEQVRDLLSLGSPRPLPVRWNKTQGFYVEQLRVVEIGSLGALLELLQMGLSRRRSSAHTLNQASSRSHALFTLYISHQTKPPVDPGEHPVGGKLCFVDLAGSEKVAATGSRGELMLEANSINRSLLALSHCISLLLDPRRKQSHIPFRDSKLTKLLADSLGGRGVTLMVACVSPSAQCLPETLSTLRYASRAQRITTQPQAPKSPVAKQAARLETEIRQLREENHLLRSQLGQTDRKVSGFSGNRMAWAQQNLYGMIQEFMLENERLRKEKSQLQSSRDLARDEQRVLAQQVHELERRLFSACYLHQPNLGPVPPCACVMLTTPSCHTLPPLCSCPCCHRCPLCQAPRAHWACPRRELHLPQVFGPKAPEGVPLSARPPPWAPPRSPGSAKCPRERGHSDWTQTRVLAEIFTEDKVVPSAPPLPVGPPDASPVLRGAATVPNLARRLEALRDQIGSSLRRGRSQPPPSESSRSPGRVLPPC from the exons ATGGAAGAACGCGGATCCCCCGATGG GGACCCCGCGCGGAGCCTGGAGCAGGGGCCCGAGGGACCGGAAACGCCCATCCAGGTGGTGATCAG GGTGCGTCCCATGAGCGCTGTTGAGCTGCGTCGAGGGGAACTGAGCGCACTGCACTGCTCAGGGACCAGGACTCTGCAG GTGAGTCCCCCGGGAGGGGGCCCCGACGTGGCCTTCCGCTTCGGCGTCGTGCTGGACGGGGCGCGCTCGCAGGAGGACGTGTTCCGGACGTGCGGCGTGCGGCGACTCGGGGAGCTGGCGCTGCGAGG CTTCTCGTGCACCGTGTTCACCTTCGGCCAGACCGGCTCCGGGAAGACCTACACGTTGACCGGGCCTCCTCCCCAG GGAGAGGGGGTGCCCGTACCCCCCAGCCTGGCCGGCATCATGCAGAGGACCTTCGCCTGGCTGTTGGACCGTGTGCAGCACCTGGGAGCCCCTGTCACTCTCCAGGCCTCCTATCTGGAAATCTACAATGAGCAG gttcgagacttgcTGAGCCTAGGTTCTCCGCGGCCCCTCCCTGTTCGCTGGAACAAGACCCAGGGCTTCTATGTGGAGCAGCTGCGGGTGGTGGAAATTGGGAGTCTGGGGGCCCTGTTGGAACTTCTGCAAATGG GTCTTAGCCGTCGaagaagctcagctcacacccTGAACCAAGCCTCCAGCCGAAGCCATGCTCTGTTCACACTCTATATCAGCCACCAAACT AAGCCTCCTGTGGATCCCGGAGAACACCCTGTTGGTGGGAAGCTGTGCTTTGTCGACCTGGCAGGCAGTGAAAAGGTGGCAGCCACGGGATCCCGCGGGGAGCTGATGCTTGAAGCCAACAGCATCAACCGCAGCCTGCTGGCCCTGA gtcactGCATCTCCCTGCTGCTGGACCCACGGCGGAAGCAAAGCCACATCCCCTTTCGAGACAGCAAGCTCACCAAGCTGCTGGCGGACTCACTGGGGGGCCGCGGGGTCACCCTCATG GTGGCCTGCGTGTCCCCCTCCGCTCAGTGCCTCCCTGAGACTCTCAGCACCCTGCGATACGCCAGCCGAGCTCAGCGGATCACCACTCAGCCACAGGCCCCCAAG TCCCCTGTGGCAAAGCAGGCCGCGCGCTTGGAGACGGAGATACGGCAGCTCCGGGAGGAGAACCATCTCCTACGGTCCCAGCTGGGCCAGACAGACCGCAAGG TCTCTGGATTCAGTGGGAACCGAATGGCCTGGGCCCAGCAGAACCTCTACGGGATGATCCAGGAGTTCATGCTGGAGAATGAGCGGCTCAG GAAGGAAAAGAGCCAGCTGCAGAGCAGCCGGGACCTGGCCCGGGATGAGCAGCGTGTCCTGGCCCAGCAGGTCCATGAGCTGGAGCG GCGCCTCTTCTCTGCCTGCTACCTTCACCAGCCTAACCTTGGCCCAGTCCCACCATGTGCCTGTGTGATGCTGACGACTCCCtcctgccat ACCCTGCCACccctctgctcctgcccctgctgcCACCGCTGCCCCTTGTGCCAAGCACCGCGAGCCCACTGGGCCTGCCCACGGAGGGAGCTCCACCTGCCCCAG GTGTTTGGCCCTAAGGCCCCAGAGGGTGTGCCCCTGTCTGCTCGGCCCCCACCCTGGGCACCCCCACGCAGCCCTGGCTCGGCCAAGTGCCCAAGAGAGAG GGGTCACAGCGACTGGACTCAGACCCGAGTGCTGGCAGAGATATTTACTGAGGACAAGGTGGTACCTTCTGCACCTCCCCTGCCCGTGGGGCCTCCAGACGCATCGCCAGTGCTgagag GTGCGGCCACGGTTCCAAACCTGGCCCGGAGACTAGAGGCCCTCCGAGACCAGATCGGCAGCTCCCTGCGACGAGGCCGCAGCCAGCCACCCCCCAGTGAAAGCTCTCGGAGCCCTGGCCGGGTCCTCCCTCCCTGCTGA
- the KIF12 gene encoding kinesin-like protein KIF12 isoform X5, with amino-acid sequence MEERGSPDGDPARSLEQGPEGPETPIQVVIRVRPMSAVELRRGELSALHCSGTRTLQVSPPGGGPDVAFRFGVVLDGARSQEDVFRTCGVRRLGELALRGFSCTVFTFGQTGSGKTYTLTGPPPQGEGVPVPPSLAGIMQRTFAWLLDRVQHLGAPVTLQASYLEIYNEQVRDLLSLGSPRPLPVRWNKTQGFYVEQLRVVEIGSLGALLELLQMGLSRRRSSAHTLNQASSRSHALFTLYISHQTQKPPVDPGEHPVGGKLCFVDLAGSEKVAATGSRGELMLEANSINRSLLALSHCISLLLDPRRKQSHIPFRDSKLTKLLADSLGGRGVTLMVACVSPSAQCLPETLSTLRYASRAQRITTQPQAPKSPVAKQAARLETEIRQLREENHLLRSQLGQTDRKVSGFSGNRMAWAQQNLYGMIQEFMLENERLRKEKSQLQSSRDLARDEQRVLAQQVHELERRLFSACYLHQPNLGPVPPCACVMLTTPSCHVFGPKAPEGVPLSARPPPWAPPRSPGSAKCPRERGHSDWTQTRVLAEIFTEDKVVPSAPPLPVGPPDASPVLRGAATVPNLARRLEALRDQIGSSLRRGRSQPPPSESSRSPGRVLPPC; translated from the exons ATGGAAGAACGCGGATCCCCCGATGG GGACCCCGCGCGGAGCCTGGAGCAGGGGCCCGAGGGACCGGAAACGCCCATCCAGGTGGTGATCAG GGTGCGTCCCATGAGCGCTGTTGAGCTGCGTCGAGGGGAACTGAGCGCACTGCACTGCTCAGGGACCAGGACTCTGCAG GTGAGTCCCCCGGGAGGGGGCCCCGACGTGGCCTTCCGCTTCGGCGTCGTGCTGGACGGGGCGCGCTCGCAGGAGGACGTGTTCCGGACGTGCGGCGTGCGGCGACTCGGGGAGCTGGCGCTGCGAGG CTTCTCGTGCACCGTGTTCACCTTCGGCCAGACCGGCTCCGGGAAGACCTACACGTTGACCGGGCCTCCTCCCCAG GGAGAGGGGGTGCCCGTACCCCCCAGCCTGGCCGGCATCATGCAGAGGACCTTCGCCTGGCTGTTGGACCGTGTGCAGCACCTGGGAGCCCCTGTCACTCTCCAGGCCTCCTATCTGGAAATCTACAATGAGCAG gttcgagacttgcTGAGCCTAGGTTCTCCGCGGCCCCTCCCTGTTCGCTGGAACAAGACCCAGGGCTTCTATGTGGAGCAGCTGCGGGTGGTGGAAATTGGGAGTCTGGGGGCCCTGTTGGAACTTCTGCAAATGG GTCTTAGCCGTCGaagaagctcagctcacacccTGAACCAAGCCTCCAGCCGAAGCCATGCTCTGTTCACACTCTATATCAGCCACCAAACT CAGAAGCCTCCTGTGGATCCCGGAGAACACCCTGTTGGTGGGAAGCTGTGCTTTGTCGACCTGGCAGGCAGTGAAAAGGTGGCAGCCACGGGATCCCGCGGGGAGCTGATGCTTGAAGCCAACAGCATCAACCGCAGCCTGCTGGCCCTGA gtcactGCATCTCCCTGCTGCTGGACCCACGGCGGAAGCAAAGCCACATCCCCTTTCGAGACAGCAAGCTCACCAAGCTGCTGGCGGACTCACTGGGGGGCCGCGGGGTCACCCTCATG GTGGCCTGCGTGTCCCCCTCCGCTCAGTGCCTCCCTGAGACTCTCAGCACCCTGCGATACGCCAGCCGAGCTCAGCGGATCACCACTCAGCCACAGGCCCCCAAG TCCCCTGTGGCAAAGCAGGCCGCGCGCTTGGAGACGGAGATACGGCAGCTCCGGGAGGAGAACCATCTCCTACGGTCCCAGCTGGGCCAGACAGACCGCAAGG TCTCTGGATTCAGTGGGAACCGAATGGCCTGGGCCCAGCAGAACCTCTACGGGATGATCCAGGAGTTCATGCTGGAGAATGAGCGGCTCAG GAAGGAAAAGAGCCAGCTGCAGAGCAGCCGGGACCTGGCCCGGGATGAGCAGCGTGTCCTGGCCCAGCAGGTCCATGAGCTGGAGCG GCGCCTCTTCTCTGCCTGCTACCTTCACCAGCCTAACCTTGGCCCAGTCCCACCATGTGCCTGTGTGATGCTGACGACTCCCtcctgccat GTGTTTGGCCCTAAGGCCCCAGAGGGTGTGCCCCTGTCTGCTCGGCCCCCACCCTGGGCACCCCCACGCAGCCCTGGCTCGGCCAAGTGCCCAAGAGAGAG GGGTCACAGCGACTGGACTCAGACCCGAGTGCTGGCAGAGATATTTACTGAGGACAAGGTGGTACCTTCTGCACCTCCCCTGCCCGTGGGGCCTCCAGACGCATCGCCAGTGCTgagag GTGCGGCCACGGTTCCAAACCTGGCCCGGAGACTAGAGGCCCTCCGAGACCAGATCGGCAGCTCCCTGCGACGAGGCCGCAGCCAGCCACCCCCCAGTGAAAGCTCTCGGAGCCCTGGCCGGGTCCTCCCTCCCTGCTGA
- the KIF12 gene encoding kinesin-like protein KIF12 isoform X1: MEERGSPDGDPARSLEQGPEGPETPIQVVIRVRPMSAVELRRGELSALHCSGTRTLQVSPPGGGPDVAFRFGVVLDGARSQEDVFRTCGVRRLGELALRGFSCTVFTFGQTGSGKTYTLTGPPPQGEGVPVPPSLAGIMQRTFAWLLDRVQHLGAPVTLQASYLEIYNEQVRDLLSLGSPRPLPVRWNKTQGFYVEQLRVVEIGSLGALLELLQMGLSRRRSSAHTLNQASSRSHALFTLYISHQTQKPPVDPGEHPVGGKLCFVDLAGSEKVAATGSRGELMLEANSINRSLLALSHCISLLLDPRRKQSHIPFRDSKLTKLLADSLGGRGVTLMVACVSPSAQCLPETLSTLRYASRAQRITTQPQAPKSPVAKQAARLETEIRQLREENHLLRSQLGQTDRKVSGFSGNRMAWAQQNLYGMIQEFMLENERLRKEKSQLQSSRDLARDEQRVLAQQVHELERRLFSACYLHQPNLGPVPPCACVMLTTPSCHTLPPLCSCPCCHRCPLCQAPRAHWACPRRELHLPQVFGPKAPEGVPLSARPPPWAPPRSPGSAKCPRERGHSDWTQTRVLAEIFTEDKVVPSAPPLPVGPPDASPVLRGAATVPNLARRLEALRDQIGSSLRRGRSQPPPSESSRSPGRVLPPC; encoded by the exons ATGGAAGAACGCGGATCCCCCGATGG GGACCCCGCGCGGAGCCTGGAGCAGGGGCCCGAGGGACCGGAAACGCCCATCCAGGTGGTGATCAG GGTGCGTCCCATGAGCGCTGTTGAGCTGCGTCGAGGGGAACTGAGCGCACTGCACTGCTCAGGGACCAGGACTCTGCAG GTGAGTCCCCCGGGAGGGGGCCCCGACGTGGCCTTCCGCTTCGGCGTCGTGCTGGACGGGGCGCGCTCGCAGGAGGACGTGTTCCGGACGTGCGGCGTGCGGCGACTCGGGGAGCTGGCGCTGCGAGG CTTCTCGTGCACCGTGTTCACCTTCGGCCAGACCGGCTCCGGGAAGACCTACACGTTGACCGGGCCTCCTCCCCAG GGAGAGGGGGTGCCCGTACCCCCCAGCCTGGCCGGCATCATGCAGAGGACCTTCGCCTGGCTGTTGGACCGTGTGCAGCACCTGGGAGCCCCTGTCACTCTCCAGGCCTCCTATCTGGAAATCTACAATGAGCAG gttcgagacttgcTGAGCCTAGGTTCTCCGCGGCCCCTCCCTGTTCGCTGGAACAAGACCCAGGGCTTCTATGTGGAGCAGCTGCGGGTGGTGGAAATTGGGAGTCTGGGGGCCCTGTTGGAACTTCTGCAAATGG GTCTTAGCCGTCGaagaagctcagctcacacccTGAACCAAGCCTCCAGCCGAAGCCATGCTCTGTTCACACTCTATATCAGCCACCAAACT CAGAAGCCTCCTGTGGATCCCGGAGAACACCCTGTTGGTGGGAAGCTGTGCTTTGTCGACCTGGCAGGCAGTGAAAAGGTGGCAGCCACGGGATCCCGCGGGGAGCTGATGCTTGAAGCCAACAGCATCAACCGCAGCCTGCTGGCCCTGA gtcactGCATCTCCCTGCTGCTGGACCCACGGCGGAAGCAAAGCCACATCCCCTTTCGAGACAGCAAGCTCACCAAGCTGCTGGCGGACTCACTGGGGGGCCGCGGGGTCACCCTCATG GTGGCCTGCGTGTCCCCCTCCGCTCAGTGCCTCCCTGAGACTCTCAGCACCCTGCGATACGCCAGCCGAGCTCAGCGGATCACCACTCAGCCACAGGCCCCCAAG TCCCCTGTGGCAAAGCAGGCCGCGCGCTTGGAGACGGAGATACGGCAGCTCCGGGAGGAGAACCATCTCCTACGGTCCCAGCTGGGCCAGACAGACCGCAAGG TCTCTGGATTCAGTGGGAACCGAATGGCCTGGGCCCAGCAGAACCTCTACGGGATGATCCAGGAGTTCATGCTGGAGAATGAGCGGCTCAG GAAGGAAAAGAGCCAGCTGCAGAGCAGCCGGGACCTGGCCCGGGATGAGCAGCGTGTCCTGGCCCAGCAGGTCCATGAGCTGGAGCG GCGCCTCTTCTCTGCCTGCTACCTTCACCAGCCTAACCTTGGCCCAGTCCCACCATGTGCCTGTGTGATGCTGACGACTCCCtcctgccat ACCCTGCCACccctctgctcctgcccctgctgcCACCGCTGCCCCTTGTGCCAAGCACCGCGAGCCCACTGGGCCTGCCCACGGAGGGAGCTCCACCTGCCCCAG GTGTTTGGCCCTAAGGCCCCAGAGGGTGTGCCCCTGTCTGCTCGGCCCCCACCCTGGGCACCCCCACGCAGCCCTGGCTCGGCCAAGTGCCCAAGAGAGAG GGGTCACAGCGACTGGACTCAGACCCGAGTGCTGGCAGAGATATTTACTGAGGACAAGGTGGTACCTTCTGCACCTCCCCTGCCCGTGGGGCCTCCAGACGCATCGCCAGTGCTgagag GTGCGGCCACGGTTCCAAACCTGGCCCGGAGACTAGAGGCCCTCCGAGACCAGATCGGCAGCTCCCTGCGACGAGGCCGCAGCCAGCCACCCCCCAGTGAAAGCTCTCGGAGCCCTGGCCGGGTCCTCCCTCCCTGCTGA
- the KIF12 gene encoding kinesin-like protein KIF12 isoform X3 — translation MEERGSPDGVRPMSAVELRRGELSALHCSGTRTLQVSPPGGGPDVAFRFGVVLDGARSQEDVFRTCGVRRLGELALRGFSCTVFTFGQTGSGKTYTLTGPPPQGEGVPVPPSLAGIMQRTFAWLLDRVQHLGAPVTLQASYLEIYNEQVRDLLSLGSPRPLPVRWNKTQGFYVEQLRVVEIGSLGALLELLQMGLSRRRSSAHTLNQASSRSHALFTLYISHQTQKPPVDPGEHPVGGKLCFVDLAGSEKVAATGSRGELMLEANSINRSLLALSHCISLLLDPRRKQSHIPFRDSKLTKLLADSLGGRGVTLMVACVSPSAQCLPETLSTLRYASRAQRITTQPQAPKSPVAKQAARLETEIRQLREENHLLRSQLGQTDRKVSGFSGNRMAWAQQNLYGMIQEFMLENERLRKEKSQLQSSRDLARDEQRVLAQQVHELERRLFSACYLHQPNLGPVPPCACVMLTTPSCHTLPPLCSCPCCHRCPLCQAPRAHWACPRRELHLPQVFGPKAPEGVPLSARPPPWAPPRSPGSAKCPRERGHSDWTQTRVLAEIFTEDKVVPSAPPLPVGPPDASPVLRGAATVPNLARRLEALRDQIGSSLRRGRSQPPPSESSRSPGRVLPPC, via the exons ATGGAAGAACGCGGATCCCCCGATGG GGTGCGTCCCATGAGCGCTGTTGAGCTGCGTCGAGGGGAACTGAGCGCACTGCACTGCTCAGGGACCAGGACTCTGCAG GTGAGTCCCCCGGGAGGGGGCCCCGACGTGGCCTTCCGCTTCGGCGTCGTGCTGGACGGGGCGCGCTCGCAGGAGGACGTGTTCCGGACGTGCGGCGTGCGGCGACTCGGGGAGCTGGCGCTGCGAGG CTTCTCGTGCACCGTGTTCACCTTCGGCCAGACCGGCTCCGGGAAGACCTACACGTTGACCGGGCCTCCTCCCCAG GGAGAGGGGGTGCCCGTACCCCCCAGCCTGGCCGGCATCATGCAGAGGACCTTCGCCTGGCTGTTGGACCGTGTGCAGCACCTGGGAGCCCCTGTCACTCTCCAGGCCTCCTATCTGGAAATCTACAATGAGCAG gttcgagacttgcTGAGCCTAGGTTCTCCGCGGCCCCTCCCTGTTCGCTGGAACAAGACCCAGGGCTTCTATGTGGAGCAGCTGCGGGTGGTGGAAATTGGGAGTCTGGGGGCCCTGTTGGAACTTCTGCAAATGG GTCTTAGCCGTCGaagaagctcagctcacacccTGAACCAAGCCTCCAGCCGAAGCCATGCTCTGTTCACACTCTATATCAGCCACCAAACT CAGAAGCCTCCTGTGGATCCCGGAGAACACCCTGTTGGTGGGAAGCTGTGCTTTGTCGACCTGGCAGGCAGTGAAAAGGTGGCAGCCACGGGATCCCGCGGGGAGCTGATGCTTGAAGCCAACAGCATCAACCGCAGCCTGCTGGCCCTGA gtcactGCATCTCCCTGCTGCTGGACCCACGGCGGAAGCAAAGCCACATCCCCTTTCGAGACAGCAAGCTCACCAAGCTGCTGGCGGACTCACTGGGGGGCCGCGGGGTCACCCTCATG GTGGCCTGCGTGTCCCCCTCCGCTCAGTGCCTCCCTGAGACTCTCAGCACCCTGCGATACGCCAGCCGAGCTCAGCGGATCACCACTCAGCCACAGGCCCCCAAG TCCCCTGTGGCAAAGCAGGCCGCGCGCTTGGAGACGGAGATACGGCAGCTCCGGGAGGAGAACCATCTCCTACGGTCCCAGCTGGGCCAGACAGACCGCAAGG TCTCTGGATTCAGTGGGAACCGAATGGCCTGGGCCCAGCAGAACCTCTACGGGATGATCCAGGAGTTCATGCTGGAGAATGAGCGGCTCAG GAAGGAAAAGAGCCAGCTGCAGAGCAGCCGGGACCTGGCCCGGGATGAGCAGCGTGTCCTGGCCCAGCAGGTCCATGAGCTGGAGCG GCGCCTCTTCTCTGCCTGCTACCTTCACCAGCCTAACCTTGGCCCAGTCCCACCATGTGCCTGTGTGATGCTGACGACTCCCtcctgccat ACCCTGCCACccctctgctcctgcccctgctgcCACCGCTGCCCCTTGTGCCAAGCACCGCGAGCCCACTGGGCCTGCCCACGGAGGGAGCTCCACCTGCCCCAG GTGTTTGGCCCTAAGGCCCCAGAGGGTGTGCCCCTGTCTGCTCGGCCCCCACCCTGGGCACCCCCACGCAGCCCTGGCTCGGCCAAGTGCCCAAGAGAGAG GGGTCACAGCGACTGGACTCAGACCCGAGTGCTGGCAGAGATATTTACTGAGGACAAGGTGGTACCTTCTGCACCTCCCCTGCCCGTGGGGCCTCCAGACGCATCGCCAGTGCTgagag GTGCGGCCACGGTTCCAAACCTGGCCCGGAGACTAGAGGCCCTCCGAGACCAGATCGGCAGCTCCCTGCGACGAGGCCGCAGCCAGCCACCCCCCAGTGAAAGCTCTCGGAGCCCTGGCCGGGTCCTCCCTCCCTGCTGA
- the AMBP gene encoding protein AMBP, with protein MRSLGALLLLTACLAVRANPVPTVPDDIQVQENFDLSRFYGKWFHVAIGSTCPWLVRIKDRLTMSTLLLREGATERQISTTSTRWRKGVCEEISGDYDKTDTDGRFLYRKSKWNITIEPYVVHTNYDEYAIILTKKLSHHHGPTITAKLYGRQPQLRASLLEEFREVAMSVGIPEDAIFTLADRGECVPGEQEPVTTSPPRARRAVLPQEAEGSGAGQPLTDFRKKEDSCQLGYAEGPCLGIIKRYFYNGSSMACETFQYGGCLGNGNNFVSEKECLQTCRTVAACNLPIVHGPCRGSIQLWAFDAVRGRCIPFTYGGCQGNGNKFYSEKECKEYCGAPGDGDEELLRFSN; from the exons ATGAGGAGTCTCGGGGCCCTGCTTCTGCTGACCGCCTGCCTGGCGGTGAGGGCCAACCCTGTGCCGACAGTGCCCGACGACATCCAAGTGCAGGAGAACTTCGACCTCTCTCGG TTCTACGGGAAATGGTTCCACGTGGCCATAGGCTCCACCTGCCCGTGGCTGGTGAGGATCAAGGACAGGCTGACCATGAGCACGCTGCTGCTGAGGGAGGGCGCGACGGAGAGGCAGATCAGCACGACCAGCACCCGGTGGCg GAAAGGCGTCTGTGAGGAGATCTCTGGGGATTATGATAAAACAGACACCGATGGAAGGTTCCTCTATCGCAAATCCA AATGGAACATCACCATCGAGCCCTATGTGGTTCATACCAACTATGATGAGTATGCCATTATTCTGACCAAGAAATTAAGCCACCACCACGGACCCACCATTACTGCCAAGCTCTATG GGCGGCAGCCTCAGCTTCGAGCGAGCCTGCTGGAGGAGTTCAGGGAGGTTGCCATGAGTGTGGGCATTCCTGAGGACGCCATCTTCACACTGGCCGACAGAG GAGAGTGTGTCCCAGGGGAACAGGAACCAGTGACCACTTCACCCCCA AGAGCTCGGCGGGCTGTGCTGCCCCAGGAAGCGGAAGGATCGGGCGCTGGGCAGCCGCTAACggatttcagaaagaaagaag ATTCCTGCCAGCTGGGCTATGCAGAAGGCCCTTGCTTGGGAATCATCAAGAGGTATTTCTATAACGGCTCGTCCATGGCGTGTGAGACTTTCCAATATGGCGGCTGCCTGGGCAATGGCAACAACTTCGTCTCCGAGAAGGAGTGTCTGCAGACCTGCCGCACTGTGG cGGCCTGCAACCTCCCCATAGTCCACGGCCCCTGCAGGGGCTCCATCCAGCTCTGGGCCTTTGATGCCGTCCGGGGACGGTGCATCCCCTTTACTTACGGGGGCTGTCAAGGCAACGGCAACAAGTTCTACTCGGAGAAGGAGTGCAAGGAGTACTGCGGCGCCCCCGGTGACG GAGATGAGGAGCTCCTGCGCTTCTCCAACTGA